TGCGCACATGTAGGCACCCTGGGCCTCGCCGTCGCTCGGCGCCTGGATAATGGGGAGCCCAAGATATCGGATGAGGTCCTTGGAGGACTGCGATATCTCGGGGGTCATGCGCGATGTCTGCTGCGCTTTCGAAAACGCCTTTTTGATATCCCCTTCTTCTATGGCCTCCTCCCATTCCTCCTTGGCCTTCTCGCGCCTTTCCCGGCGTCCGTCCAATGTGCCCTTCTTCAGTTCGTGGGGCTTCCCGTCGAAGACGAAAGAAGGTTCGATCCCCGCTTCGATCATGTTCGCGGTCCGGTACAATATCCCAGAGAGATGCGAGGAGACGCGCCCCTGCGAATCGTGCAGGGGATGTCCGTCGGGCTGCCTTATCGTCGAAAGGAACTGGTATATCGTGTTGTAAGCATCTATTGCGACAGATTTTCCGTTGAGGTCCGACAGTTCGACGCACATCGGCTCTGTAAGGCCGGAAAGGTTCACTCCCATGGTGGCGCCTCACGGGTCAGGGCCGAAGCCCTGCCACATCTTGATCTCGGAGGACATGTCCTTCAGGCCGAACAGGGCGCTGCCCGCCGCGAGCACGGTAGCTCCGGCCTTTACGCATTCCAGTCCGGTCGAGCGGTTGATGCCGCCGTCCACCGATATCTCGAGTTTCGGATTGTGTTCGTCCGCCCATTGCCTTACGTAACGTATTTTGTCGATGCCGGAGGGTATGAAGCTCTGCCCGCCGAACCCCGGGTGCACGGTCATGATAAGAATAAGGTCGGCTTTTTCGAGGAATTTATCGAGTATTCTCACATCGGTCTCGGGATTTAGCGAGATTCCAGCCTTTATTCCAGAGTCCGAAATCATCCTGATTGCCCCCATGGTGTCGCCTTCGGCCTCGGGATGGACGGTCAGGTAGTCTGCGCCCGCTCTTATGAAATCCTTGATGTAACGTTCCGGCCTCTCGATCATAAGATGCACATCGAAGGGGATGCTGGCACATCCGCGTATAGCTTTTATTACCGAGGGGCCGATCGTAATGTTAGGCACGAACATGCCGTCCATGACATCTACATGTGCCCAGTTGGAACCGGATGCTTCCAATCGTTTCATCTCTTCGCCGAGACGGGAAAAATCCGCAGAAAGAATGGAAGCTGATACCTTTGTCATCATTCGGTCATATGATATTACATCATTATAATTTGCTCTTCGGAGAGCCGTCGTAAGTGAACAAATATATCGGACGATATCTTTCGGAAGTTCATGGCAACGGCCAATCACAGCGAAAAGATCGAGGTATGCGATGTGGAAGGATGCAATTCCGACTCTGAGCGTTCGTTCAACTACAAACAGGTGTCGGAGACCTCGCTGGTCCTTAAGCCCGGGGAGTACCGCCAGGTACACCTTTGCAAGGAACACTACCGCGACTTTAAGAAACAGACCAAGACGACCAGGGGCCTGGACCGCATATACTGATGACAGAGATCCTTTTCCTAGGGACAGG
The DNA window shown above is from Methanomassiliicoccaceae archaeon and carries:
- the rpe gene encoding ribulose-phosphate 3-epimerase, encoding MMTKVSASILSADFSRLGEEMKRLEASGSNWAHVDVMDGMFVPNITIGPSVIKAIRGCASIPFDVHLMIERPERYIKDFIRAGADYLTVHPEAEGDTMGAIRMISDSGIKAGISLNPETDVRILDKFLEKADLILIMTVHPGFGGQSFIPSGIDKIRYVRQWADEHNPKLEISVDGGINRSTGLECVKAGATVLAAGSALFGLKDMSSEIKMWQGFGPDP